One Salvelinus fontinalis isolate EN_2023a chromosome 27, ASM2944872v1, whole genome shotgun sequence genomic region harbors:
- the fam166c gene encoding LOW QUALITY PROTEIN: protein FAM166C A (The sequence of the model RefSeq protein was modified relative to this genomic sequence to represent the inferred CDS: substituted 1 base at 1 genomic stop codon), whose product MALRGNGTLIMHNNSTYIPPSLMPGYCGYVPTSKYLYGDTFGNATIKYFQDFCSGAMACSTIPYSRGGMFPFIFSNSGLLVSAQRAQSRNRTLNSPYFPRFNVDFKRQETLKSFXELSQKHRESYKDKTGTRLPIKHFVIPVKESDKYFWKQM is encoded by the exons ATGGCACTCAGAGGAAATGGAACGCTTATCATGCACAACAACTCGACCTACATCCCACCTTCCTTAATGCCCGG ATACTGCGGCTATGTTCCAACTTCAAAGTACTTGTATGGAGACACATTCGGGAATGCCACCATCAAATACTTTCAGGACTTCTGCAGCGGGGCAATGGCCTGCAGCACGATCCCGTACAGCCGTGGTGGGATGTTCCCGTTCATCTTCTCCAACAGCGGGCTCCTAGTGTCGGCCCAGCGGGCTCAGAGCcgcaacaggaccctgaacagtcCCTACTTTCCCCGTTTCAATGTGGACTTCAAACGCCAGGAGACGCTGAAAAGCTTCTGAGAG CTCTCTCAGAAACACCGGGAGAGCTATAAGGACAAGACAGGAACACGACTTCCCATCAAACACTTCGTCATCCCAGTGAAAGAGAGCGACAAATACTTCTGGAAGCAGATGTAA